One stretch of Lysobacter sp. TY2-98 DNA includes these proteins:
- a CDS encoding HPr family phosphocarrier protein, translating into MIERDLTVSNRLGLHARATAKLVQTLSQYRSACTLMAKGREVNAKSIMGVMLLAAGQGTAVKLRVEGEDEQAACDAVQALFERRFDEDS; encoded by the coding sequence ATGATCGAACGCGACCTCACCGTTTCCAACCGCCTCGGCCTGCATGCGCGCGCCACCGCCAAGCTCGTGCAGACGCTGTCGCAGTACCGCAGCGCCTGCACGCTCATGGCGAAGGGCCGCGAAGTGAATGCCAAGAGCATCATGGGCGTGATGCTGCTCGCCGCCGGCCAGGGCACCGCCGTGAAGCTGCGCGTCGAAGGCGAGGACGAACAGGCCGCGTGCGACGCCGTGCAGGCGCTGTTCGAACGTCGTTTCGACGAGGACAGCTGA
- a CDS encoding PTS fructose IIA subunit family protein, whose product MAVGILLVTHEGIGSALRSVAERLLTPLPLRVEVFEVAFDADPDVALPSASAALRRADSGDGVLVLTDVFGATPANVASRLARLGTPIRRVSALNLPMLLRVLNYAELDLDALPAVAVAGGRNGVQLDDA is encoded by the coding sequence ATGGCCGTCGGCATCCTCCTCGTCACTCACGAAGGCATCGGTAGCGCGCTTCGCAGCGTGGCGGAGCGGCTGCTCACGCCGCTGCCGCTGCGCGTGGAGGTCTTTGAAGTCGCCTTCGACGCCGATCCCGACGTCGCGCTGCCGTCCGCGAGCGCGGCCTTGCGACGCGCGGACAGCGGCGACGGCGTGCTGGTGCTCACCGACGTCTTCGGCGCAACGCCCGCGAACGTCGCCTCGCGACTCGCACGCCTGGGCACGCCGATCCGTCGCGTGTCCGCTCTCAACCTTCCCATGCTCCTGCGCGTGCTGAACTACGCCGAGCTCGACCTCGACGCCCTGCCCGCCGTGGCCGTCGCCGGTGGACGCAACGGCGTGCAGCTCGACGACGCCTGA
- the rapZ gene encoding RNase adapter RapZ — MVSAPSLATLVLVSGMSGSGKTVALNTFEDLGFYCVDNLPAMLLPQLVAEITGGEDGGPAKLAVGIDVRNRHDELDKVPEALAAVGGLGFDPRLVFFDAVDPVLLKRYADTRRRHPLSRLGLSLPDAIALERQVLRPLRQLADAIVDTSEMNVHQLRRHVTTEFGLGAEAGMSLLFESFAYRRGVPADADFVFDARALPNPHWIPSLRPLSGRDADVRDYLLAQPDVEAFYSQISAFLDAWLPRLQSDSTRSYATIAFGCSGGRHRSVFLAERMAEHARANGWPDVAVHHRELD, encoded by the coding sequence ATCGTGAGCGCGCCGTCCCTGGCCACGCTGGTACTCGTCAGCGGCATGTCGGGCTCCGGCAAGACGGTCGCACTCAACACGTTCGAAGACCTCGGCTTCTACTGCGTCGACAACCTGCCCGCGATGCTGCTGCCGCAACTCGTCGCGGAAATCACCGGCGGCGAGGATGGCGGTCCCGCCAAGCTCGCCGTGGGTATCGATGTCCGCAATCGCCACGACGAACTCGACAAGGTGCCGGAAGCGCTGGCCGCCGTCGGCGGTCTCGGCTTCGATCCGCGCCTGGTGTTCTTCGACGCCGTCGATCCCGTGCTGCTCAAGCGCTATGCCGACACGCGCCGTCGTCATCCGCTGAGCCGGCTCGGGCTGTCGCTGCCGGATGCGATCGCACTGGAACGGCAGGTGCTGCGTCCGCTGCGCCAGCTCGCCGATGCGATCGTCGACACCAGCGAGATGAACGTGCACCAGCTGCGTCGCCACGTGACGACGGAATTCGGCCTGGGCGCGGAAGCCGGCATGTCGCTGCTGTTCGAATCGTTCGCCTACCGCCGCGGCGTGCCGGCCGATGCGGATTTCGTGTTCGACGCGCGCGCGCTGCCGAACCCGCACTGGATTCCGTCACTGCGGCCGCTGTCGGGGCGCGATGCCGACGTGCGCGACTACCTGCTCGCGCAGCCCGACGTCGAAGCCTTCTATTCGCAGATCAGCGCCTTCCTCGACGCGTGGTTGCCGCGCCTGCAGTCCGACAGCACGCGCAGCTACGCGACCATCGCATTCGGCTGCTCCGGCGGTCGCCATCGCTCGGTGTTCCTCGCCGAACGCATGGCCGAGCACGCGCGCGCGAACGGCTGGCCGGACGTTGCCGTGCATCATCGCGAGCTCGACTAG
- the hprK gene encoding HPr(Ser) kinase/phosphatase — MNARISARELYDQQLERLGLRWLAGRRGDDRVLESVDTVARRPSLAGYLNIIYPNRVQILGTEELSWLDALDSRARWETIEKIIQVRPLALVISKNQPCPEDLRIAAEESDTPLWVSPRRGHELLNHLQYHLARKLAPRVTLHGVFMEIYSIGVLITGESGAGKSELALELVTRGHRLVADDAPEFTQIAPDVLDGACPELLQDMLEVRGLGVLNIRQMFGDTAVKRNKYLRLIVHLTQPSLHPEPGGLERITGDLGARRVLDLDVPMITLPVIAGRNLAVLTEAATRTHILRAKGVDPAAAFMARHSHFLERGES, encoded by the coding sequence ATGAATGCCCGCATCAGTGCCCGCGAGCTGTACGACCAGCAGCTCGAGCGTCTCGGCCTGCGCTGGCTGGCCGGGCGGCGTGGCGACGACCGCGTCCTGGAATCGGTCGACACCGTCGCGCGCCGGCCGTCCCTCGCCGGCTACCTCAACATCATCTATCCCAACCGCGTGCAGATCCTCGGCACCGAGGAGCTGTCGTGGCTCGATGCGCTTGACTCGCGCGCACGCTGGGAAACGATCGAAAAGATCATCCAGGTCCGCCCGCTGGCGCTGGTCATCAGCAAGAACCAGCCATGCCCGGAAGACCTGCGCATCGCCGCGGAAGAAAGCGATACGCCGCTGTGGGTGTCGCCGCGACGCGGTCATGAACTGCTGAACCACCTGCAGTACCACCTTGCGCGCAAACTTGCGCCGCGGGTGACGCTGCATGGCGTGTTCATGGAGATCTATTCGATCGGCGTGCTGATCACCGGTGAATCCGGCGCAGGCAAGAGCGAACTCGCGCTGGAACTCGTCACGCGCGGGCACCGCCTGGTTGCCGACGACGCGCCCGAATTCACGCAGATCGCGCCCGACGTGCTCGACGGCGCATGCCCCGAGCTGCTGCAGGACATGCTCGAAGTCCGCGGCCTCGGTGTACTCAACATCCGCCAGATGTTCGGCGACACCGCGGTCAAGCGGAACAAGTACCTGCGCCTGATCGTGCACCTGACCCAGCCGTCGCTGCACCCGGAACCCGGTGGGCTCGAACGCATCACCGGCGATCTCGGCGCTCGCCGCGTACTGGATCTCGACGTCCCCATGATCACCCTGCCCGTCATCGCCGGTCGCAACCTGGCCGTGCTCACCGAAGCCGCCACGCGCACGCACATCCTGCGGGCAAAGGGCGTGGACCCCGCTGCTGCATTCATGGCGCGACACAGCCACTTCCTCGAGCGGGGCGAATCGTGA
- the raiA gene encoding ribosome-associated translation inhibitor RaiA → MRIEVHGQNIDVTPALREYVATRFSRLGRHFDQPFDVRTILLVEKTRQCAEATVVMPGRSFHAVAEGVDMYAAIDNLADKLDRGLLKYKERRSDHHRGESLTRSAEYA, encoded by the coding sequence ATGCGTATCGAAGTCCACGGTCAGAACATCGACGTCACCCCCGCGCTGCGGGAGTACGTCGCCACCCGGTTCAGCCGGCTGGGTCGACATTTCGACCAACCCTTCGACGTTCGGACCATCCTCCTTGTCGAGAAGACCCGGCAATGTGCGGAAGCCACCGTCGTGATGCCGGGCCGCAGTTTCCATGCAGTCGCCGAGGGTGTCGACATGTACGCCGCCATCGACAACCTGGCCGACAAGCTCGACCGCGGACTGCTGAAGTACAAGGAGCGCCGCAGCGACCACCACCGCGGCGAGAGCCTCACGCGCAGCGCCGAGTACGCCTGA
- a CDS encoding RNA polymerase factor sigma-54 — protein sequence MKPRLQATLGQQLVMTPQLRQAIRLLQLSSIELDAELTEAVETNPLLEWDEGGEVITTPETANGDTDRDAVEVEIDASAVESWSDAELDSWTDGNGGSRGGDGDSGSLAEQVADRETLHDHLFWQLHLSSLSPRDRQIGAAIIDAISDDGYLREPLDTIATTIDPPVRIEDVLTVLHVVQHFDPIGVGARSVSEALCVQLGALDEETPGRAIAMRIAEEHLERLPRLGAAGLAQELNEPIDEVECAVALLLSLDPRPGAQLGEVAPESYVTPDVVIWRQHGMWRVALADHSRPRLRINRSYEALITRTSSSDAAYLRGQLQEARWLLRNVEARGETLLRVATCLVQRQSAFLESGDGALRPLTLREVAAELGLHESTVSRAIARKYARTPRGTLPLRAFFASSVGNGTAEETSSAAVQAMIRQLISAENPRKPLSDARLAETLQSAGVPVARRTVAKYREAMSIPSSQDRVRIS from the coding sequence ATGAAACCGCGACTTCAGGCCACGCTCGGCCAACAGCTGGTGATGACGCCGCAACTGCGGCAGGCGATCCGCCTGCTGCAGCTGTCGTCCATCGAGCTGGATGCGGAGCTCACCGAGGCGGTGGAAACCAATCCGCTACTCGAGTGGGACGAAGGCGGCGAGGTCATCACGACTCCCGAGACGGCGAACGGTGACACCGACCGCGATGCGGTGGAAGTCGAGATCGATGCGTCGGCGGTCGAGAGCTGGAGCGATGCCGAACTCGACAGCTGGACCGACGGCAACGGCGGCAGTCGCGGGGGCGACGGCGACAGCGGATCGCTCGCCGAACAGGTGGCCGATCGCGAAACGCTGCACGACCACCTCTTCTGGCAGCTGCACCTGAGCAGCCTGTCCCCGCGCGATCGCCAGATCGGCGCGGCGATCATCGACGCGATTTCCGACGATGGTTACCTTCGCGAGCCGCTGGACACGATCGCGACGACGATCGACCCGCCGGTGCGCATCGAAGATGTGCTTACGGTGCTGCACGTGGTGCAACACTTCGATCCGATCGGCGTCGGTGCGCGTTCGGTGTCCGAGGCGTTGTGCGTGCAGCTGGGCGCACTCGATGAAGAGACACCAGGCCGCGCGATCGCGATGCGCATTGCCGAGGAGCACCTCGAACGCCTGCCGCGCCTCGGTGCTGCCGGACTCGCGCAGGAGCTGAACGAACCGATCGACGAAGTCGAATGTGCCGTAGCGTTGCTGCTCTCGCTCGATCCCCGCCCGGGCGCGCAACTCGGCGAGGTCGCGCCGGAAAGCTACGTCACGCCGGATGTCGTGATCTGGCGGCAGCACGGTATGTGGCGCGTCGCGCTGGCCGACCACAGTCGTCCGCGCCTGCGCATCAATCGCAGCTATGAAGCGCTGATCACGCGCACGTCGTCGAGCGACGCCGCCTATCTGCGTGGCCAGCTGCAGGAGGCGCGCTGGCTCCTGCGCAATGTCGAAGCGCGCGGCGAAACACTGCTCCGCGTTGCGACCTGCCTCGTGCAGCGGCAGTCGGCCTTCCTCGAATCGGGCGACGGCGCGCTCCGCCCGCTCACGCTGCGCGAAGTCGCTGCCGAGCTCGGCCTGCACGAGTCGACGGTGTCGCGCGCGATCGCACGCAAGTACGCGCGCACGCCGCGCGGCACGTTGCCGCTGCGTGCGTTCTTCGCATCGAGCGTCGGCAATGGCACGGCCGAGGAAACCTCGAGCGCCGCGGTGCAGGCGATGATCCGTCAGCTGATCTCGGCCGAGAACCCGCGCAAGCCGCTGTCCGACGCCCGGTTGGCGGAGACGCTGCAGAGCGCCGGCGTGCCGGTGGCCCGCCGTACGGTCGCCAAGTACCGTGAAGCCATGAGTATCCCCTCGTCGCAGGATCGCGTTCGCATCAGCTGA
- the lptB gene encoding LPS export ABC transporter ATP-binding protein — MLRAEGLRKKYKSREVVRDFGLTLEAGEVVGLLGPNGAGKTTCFYMIVGLVPADAGQILLDGKDITAQPMYARAKHGVGYLPQEPSVFRKLSVADNIRLVLELRNDLDRKGRERELASLLDELQVTHVADQIGASLSGGERRRVEIARALAARPRMMLLDEPFAGVDPISVGEIQRIVRHLTERGIGVLITDHNVRETLGICDRAYILNEGVVLAQGSPDSILANPDVRRVYLGETFRL; from the coding sequence ATGCTGCGCGCCGAGGGGTTGCGGAAGAAGTACAAGTCGCGGGAGGTCGTCCGCGACTTCGGGCTGACGCTCGAAGCCGGCGAAGTCGTCGGCCTGCTCGGCCCGAATGGCGCCGGCAAGACGACCTGCTTCTACATGATCGTCGGCCTGGTGCCCGCCGATGCAGGCCAGATCCTGCTCGACGGGAAGGACATCACCGCGCAGCCGATGTACGCACGCGCGAAGCACGGCGTCGGCTACCTGCCGCAGGAGCCGTCGGTGTTCCGCAAGCTCAGCGTCGCCGACAACATCCGGCTGGTGCTCGAGCTGCGCAATGATCTCGATCGCAAGGGCCGCGAGCGCGAGCTCGCCTCGCTGCTCGACGAGTTGCAGGTCACGCACGTTGCCGACCAGATCGGCGCGAGCCTGTCGGGTGGCGAACGTCGGCGCGTCGAGATCGCGCGCGCACTCGCCGCACGCCCGCGCATGATGCTGCTCGACGAGCCGTTCGCCGGCGTCGACCCGATTTCGGTCGGCGAAATCCAGCGTATCGTGCGCCATCTCACCGAGCGCGGCATCGGCGTGCTCATCACCGATCACAACGTACGCGAGACGCTCGGCATCTGCGACCGCGCCTACATCCTGAACGAGGGCGTGGTGCTTGCGCAGGGCTCGCCCGATTCGATTCTGGCGAATCCGGATGTGCGTCGCGTGTATCTCGGCGAAACATTCCGACTGTAA
- the lptA gene encoding lipopolysaccharide transport periplasmic protein LptA has translation MKSRRNLAPVVALVLLSVAGAAFARSSDRRQAIDIEGGSAVYSTDDSRPTVLSGGVTITQGTLRITSSTAEITMVNGEAVRAVLRGGPVKMSQQLDDGTPMSSTSAAADYDMKADVVVLSGNVTVQQTRGTLTGDRVNYNMKTGQVASGAAAGGGRVKMHILPKNNAGTP, from the coding sequence ATGAAAAGTCGCCGTAACCTCGCGCCCGTCGTCGCGCTCGTCCTGCTGTCCGTTGCGGGCGCCGCGTTTGCGCGCTCGAGCGATCGTCGCCAGGCCATCGACATCGAAGGCGGCTCCGCCGTGTATTCGACCGACGACAGCAGGCCCACGGTACTCAGCGGCGGCGTGACGATCACGCAGGGCACGCTGCGCATCACGTCGAGCACCGCAGAAATCACGATGGTCAACGGCGAGGCCGTGCGCGCGGTACTGCGCGGCGGCCCGGTCAAGATGAGCCAGCAGCTCGACGATGGCACGCCGATGAGTTCGACGTCCGCCGCAGCGGACTACGACATGAAGGCGGATGTCGTCGTGCTCTCCGGAAACGTCACCGTGCAGCAGACGCGTGGCACGCTCACCGGCGATCGCGTGAACTACAACATGAAGACCGGTCAGGTCGCGAGCGGTGCCGCCGCCGGCGGCGGTCGCGTAAAGATGCACATCCTCCCGAAGAACAACGCAGGCACGCCCTGA
- the lptC gene encoding LPS export ABC transporter periplasmic protein LptC has translation MNGRLILGPVLLAAAILIGTSLWRQHNADLPLESGRSDYTLHDFELVSLDAQGQESFTLRAPKLTRDPDERTLSLATPVFIIPPRAGTSGTPWTIDSKTGWVSAKGDEIRLRGDVHALSTKPNGQAVRMETQELDVFPDAKRATSKVAVSVKQPGLILNGHGMDAKLDDRVVELRNFKARYEKSP, from the coding sequence GTGAACGGTCGCCTCATCCTCGGTCCCGTCCTGCTCGCGGCGGCGATCCTGATCGGCACGTCGTTGTGGCGCCAGCACAATGCGGATCTGCCGCTCGAGTCGGGCCGTTCGGACTACACGCTGCACGACTTCGAACTGGTCTCGCTCGATGCACAGGGCCAGGAGTCGTTCACCCTGCGCGCGCCCAAGCTCACGCGCGATCCCGACGAGCGCACGCTTTCGTTGGCGACGCCGGTCTTCATCATCCCGCCGCGCGCAGGCACGTCGGGCACGCCGTGGACGATCGACTCCAAGACCGGATGGGTCTCCGCCAAGGGCGACGAGATCCGCCTGCGCGGCGATGTCCACGCACTGAGCACCAAGCCGAACGGCCAGGCCGTACGCATGGAAACGCAGGAACTCGACGTCTTTCCCGATGCAAAGCGCGCGACGTCCAAGGTCGCGGTCAGCGTCAAGCAGCCGGGACTTATACTCAATGGCCACGGCATGGACGCGAAGCTCGACGACCGCGTCGTGGAGCTCAGGAATTTCAAGGCCCGTTATGAAAAGTCGCCGTAA